The following coding sequences are from one Dermacentor silvarum isolate Dsil-2018 chromosome 4, BIME_Dsil_1.4, whole genome shotgun sequence window:
- the LOC125945202 gene encoding uncharacterized protein LOC125945202: protein MLAYADEIALFCRDKESIEIAIAEVLSYCRTTGSAINFDKCLGVWIGNWVDPPSTFVNIQWTVTPAKYLGVPLEHYRDAVDYWNAEAERVRECTLKWGGRNFSMFARATVCNLFAVAKIFYVLQALCMSRANIQRLHRVLAVFVWGSSWERTSRTNLFRSVKSGGLGLAHLFIRQIVSRFVYLRDQKDPFLLTMFQVRLSEAILEFIVSSRRCSQGRLRGFLKEVVWAFQLLKVRFSMEYLSRVPRKRLYKDLIEAMLPVPLYRSMFCTGPEKNVLKRVKRMPVRPSAKSFFFQLHTNTLPVKPWLEEKGLFVPWSVNCLICRKPETVEHIFLDCWDAVFHWDVLQRTLKKDLPITPYGIRFLPTQNEDTVPYDMFMLLSLHSLWKCRMAVRHAEPNLRSVREYFIESICYIKELYSLQKEQPTWLSVMTELANLKRF, encoded by the coding sequence ATGCTCGCATATGCGGACGAAATCGCGTTGTTTTGTCGGGATAAAGAAAGTATTGAAATCGCGATCGCAGAAGTGTTATCATACTGCAGAACTACAGGCAGTGCTATCAACTTTGATAAATGCCTCGGGGTATGGATCGGCAACTGGGTAGACCCTCCGAGTACGTTTGTGAATATCCAGTGGACCGTCACGCCGGCAAAGTATCTCGGGGTGCCGCTTGAGCACTACCGTGACGCAGTGGATTACTGGAATGCTGAAGCAGAAAGAGTTCGTGAGTGCACACTTAAATGGGGGGGCCGCAATTTCTCAATGTTTGCCCGCGCGACGGTCTGCAACCTCTTTGCCGTTGCCAAAATTTTTTACGTGCTTCAAGCATTGTGCATGTCAAGGGCCAACATACAACGATTACACAGAGTACTCGCAGTGTTTGTATGGGGTTCAAGCTGGGAGCGCACCAGTCGCACCAATCTATTTCGATCCGTTAAAAGTGGAGGACTAGGTCTTGCACATTTGTTCATAAGGCAGATTGTGTCGAGGTTTGTTTACTTACGTGACCAAAAGGACCCGTTTTTGTTAACTATGTTTCAAGTAAGGCTGAGCGAAGCTATACTCGAATTCATCGTTTCGTCCCGCCGGTGCAGTCAAGGTAGATTGCGCGGTTTTCTTAAGGAAGTCGTCTGGGCTTTCCAGCTTTTGAAGGTTCGCTTTTCGATGGAATACCTAAGTCGGGTCCCACGAAAGCGCTTATATAAAGACCTGATAGAGGCAATGTTGCCGGTACCATTGTACCGCTCGATGTTCTGCACTGGACCGGAAAAGAACGTGCTAAAAAGAGTAAAACGAATGCCAGTACGCCCATCGGCGAAGTCCTTCTTTTTTCAGCTCCACACCAATACTTTACCTGTCAAACCATGGCTTGAGGAGAAAGGACTTTTTGTGCCTTGGAGCGTCAATTGTTTAATATGCCGGAAGCCCGAAACAGTCGAACACATCTTTCTCGACTGTTGGGATGCGGTATTCCATTGGGATGTTTTACAGAGAACCTTAAAGAAGGACTTACCGATTACGCCATACGGGATTCGTTTTTTGCCTACTCAAAATGAAGACACtgtaccatatgacatgttcatgctgTTGTCCTTGCATAGTCTATGGAAATGTAGAATGGCCGTGAGACATGCCGAACCAAACCTCCGGTCTGTTAGAGAGTACTTCATCGAAAGCATTTGCTATATCAAGGAATTGTACAGTTTGCAAAAAGAGCAACCAACATGGCTCAGTGTGATGACTGAGCTTGCGAACCTCAAGCGTTTTTAG